Proteins encoded by one window of Lasioglossum baleicum chromosome 4, iyLasBale1, whole genome shotgun sequence:
- the LOC143207959 gene encoding uncharacterized protein LOC143207959 isoform X1, protein MSNSLDSFLTRIGDVTIERVTPRSGPKSNEPVPSNETSTNTTMNNVEPQTGNDESSEESSGETSDGEQEKKNDTIQSEEIEEIRSEGSGDDMDLDETIDSQIGVRMESERLHHSQPEEDDEEPVNILDTLPLEGAPIEGQEVSEADLLGKPISKDTDDEDSMDHDNDKHESHSMDDENTENNKRHAESELSDTAKKKQRKDDGSEGATSECESKAEKKLANMRRNIREVMDETQLDEATLSAQRQEMERLRRVQEQQRIIREVQKQIAINRQNNKTQTRAISILQGKQNQAGTTISQSSSFSSTPVRLPNTVLLKVNSGSGTVSQTTSGMQASQMQRRTLESSRWQKGRGVYQGAQTSISRVPSRPTGPNMLQQRIRMMTPSVSISPVVPKKEPMDRSEYYSDSELSDIEAEETLREKQMHITKKLSIGPKSQKAAKGKDVVTISSSSESSDDDCIVLSDPSGEEETDNEDDPSNSGMHTNDRYNIPDEHGRVLINVGHPETEPDVFLAPQVARIIKPHQIGGIRFLYDNIVESIERYKTSSGFGCILAHSMGLGKTLQVASFCDIFFRCTTAKTVLCIMPINTLQNWLAEFNMWLPYDDLNAPEKSPKALNVKSEPGVELKQEVKDECGNQSDLSNISRPISTESAHRFGQENPSQPLNIMPENPYTHQGYETHNMMPSYMQDSMLNKNMSDPQVHVNENYQADISQNTMFNTNPNPMSNFESMKSEVNCHTMQQRPSLPDTKFGVDSQSSGNIYPGLENRPQPPPMYSNMENRNPGTLYSGPENHHSGPMYPNYDNSTNTFPNYTRLTQESDQDSRKECFKNAIPPLNTEVNVKKEPEEIVKKEEGTCTTKEEIMNEEKKEVEKVKTPDSVDSPIGMKLRPRHFRLHILNDSHKTMTARAKVIQEWQVGGGVLLIGYELYRQLSLKKPNKAKKKRGQPFKDTVDVEEEDKNKGLLNEMHAALVNPGPDLVICDEGHRIKNSHASISMALKQMRTKRRIVLTGYPLQNNLLEYWCMVDFVRPNYLGTKSEFCNMFERPIQNGQCIDSTPQDIRLMRYRAHVLHALLEGFVQRRSHSVLQVSLPRKEEYILLVRMTTHQRKLYDTFMNQVVKTRAVPNPLKAFAVCCKIWNHPDILYHFLRKRQTNEEDDLDLEETIGEKPAAGGGKRSKARQPKGEPKKGKKTSTTIKNKPAASVQPNASSSSNTDNVESDNTHAASKQNNYSNYSMPMNNNSGYQNSVPQNSYPHGYQNYRSNDQNSYYKNDNNHGEYNEFYNNQGSQRYGNQPFQTYSQTPGYNASQNYPNQSQNYVPNNEQSGNTHSQRYPTAPSNSEFRPDQNQGNNYEVPGMFSRPSYPYQDHGRNYTSNLNQGSSNYPQVPNQPSFQSQMPNQSTNMSMPDYSSYTPNQGQNYNSTPAQSNTMYTRGENQPLQNSTMGYGTNQQNQNATSQTPTAGYLPNQQGQGTTPGQNRGFSPNQQNQNLNLQNSSHNYTGPQPQNIPLSNQSHNYPTQVSTNSSPQSSLPFNQQTPNPMAPNQPNPYMTNSSNQGPIPQNQMRGYSATAQNQINVPPNASSYPTGQPPSNAPTQTHGYPQDQQGPVSNPQNTMHGYSHLVSSSGSQTQSSYPPNTQNPTGPPPGPNHAYGSTHQGSAPMPQTPTHRYGTTQQGQVPQPQNQPLSYPQNQQTPAPSLNQNDQLYSRPDSQQQSQNYAPASSTAHEFPSDRQGGNSSSSSTNNYSVNPPQSQNPVLSNYSADGAHQNQVGQMKGSEDPYWQRNYSQPFRSEQCNDPYYRDVNPNVNRYQNNYFPPQNYQNQFNEYGNNHNSDVNSRTDNSKPPQSANHIQNSGTCDKNSKEMTSSIGVQSQPIHQSSVSTSSSYSSESSCQTTVSRSVQSIGSSHSPRLNQTDLIKEDDREKEDLLDKDKEDKSDDEILTKDEEKDCKSSPGGKEDPGIPYDWATELMKGYVPGLIDASAKMTIFFCILEEAIKLGDRVLAFSQSLFTLDLIEDFLARNSLKYPDGQTDAWIKNVNYYRLDGSTSALEREKLINEFNNNPKIHLFLVSTRAGSLGINLVGANRAIVFDASWNPCHDTQAVCRVYRYGQQKPCFVYRLVTDNCLERKIYDRQISKQGMADRVVDQCNPDAHLSLKEATTLSWDWEEDSQVQDFSQTKDSYTDEVMHRVLERHSSLLTKQPFHHESLLVDRKDKKLSQAEKRLARRGYELEKMAANCSRPSYNYVPGNTATRAGGLQIRAIRGGDSSTTSKPVASVRPMQQRGAEGLSTRGVTGSRWIPAEVWQRQGMSAQEMTLPLDVVIPTNSPDKGSIVLKAGQRVMVLKSPKGIYMQLESGKIIAIRTALKLNQQKREEEPKKGISSMGQRNSSKPEVGFPLRNNSAISIIPKSSSSNQPSGRSITKPGSGPNYRPFADKEVSKRPKPVATATAKPYLSQVNLTNQVSLSRLPKVKQEPVDHSTLGENSNSSDGQVRTEQRVEEVRLEDVVAEVSSNTEYSPSNHNRVPNTDIDTSLQKSSEENSQVYSSDSVMAQGVQTQHDQAETELTSKLNKQCSPSIENQVSKANDRLTNYGHAFPNQQDNRDSSNDEIIIEDSPQVPPQIQAQVHSQIPSQMSSQITQQVPPQITSQVSQVTSQVQPQISPQVPPQVPPQVQLQIPPQVPSQISPQVQPQIPPQGPSQVPPQVTPQVTPQVPSQVPPQVSSQIPPQIPPQVPPQVPPQVPPQVSSQMSSQVGTQATSTPLTPLLTQQQSAPSTMQAPPSSLRGTEVPKGISDSTIGSSATSVCTGTNTMTSPKMLESNIRETTPMQGEPNVPQGYPYAQYPRYYDYSDPRSRSLSSPYGTYFPGVPPHTTNPRLPMDTAKTQSELGKPMEDRAMINVPPTYSQVPNITAKTIANTTESKGAESVVTTTATTTTTTTTTTNRDDTHIPTAFSHPTSSRYPGPYPPGPYDPYTQHYPPAPGSSAAYPPSGAPGYPAYGGPTYNTDYARMYSAFHGPPPPADPYIHRGYAPPSSHPPNYYPPFPHPPPPYPNYSFLSPYPNPNMSSEPQPPAQ, encoded by the exons ATGTCTAATAGTTTGGACAGTTTTTTAACACGTATTGGGGACGTCACTATTGAACGTGTGACTCCTCGTTCAGGTCCTAAGTCTAATGAACCAGTACCTTCGAATGAAACATCAACAAATACAACCATGAATAATGTAGAGCCTCAAACAGGAAACGATGAAAGTTCAGAAGAATCTAGTGGTGAAACATCAGACGGAgaacaagaaaagaaaaatgataCAATACAGTCAGAGGAAATAGAAGAAATACGTTCAGAGGGTTCTGGAGACGATATGGATTTAGATGAAACAATTGACTCTCAAATTGGGGTAAGGATGGAGTCGGAACGATTGCATCATTCTCAACCTGAAGAGGATGATGAGGAACCAGTTAACATATTGGATACTTTACCATTGGAAG GAGCTCCAATAGAAGGCCAAGAAGTATCTGAAGCTGATTTACTCGGAAAGCCAATTTCAAAGGACACGGATGACGAAGACAGTATGGATCATGACAATGACAAACATGAAAGTCATTCGATGGATGATGAAAATACTGAAAACAATAAGAGGCATGCTGAGTCTGAGCTTTCCGATACAGCTAAGAAGAAACAGAGAAAAGACGATGGAAGTGAAGGAGCTACATCGGAATGTGAGTCAAAGGCGGAAAAGAAATTAGCAAATATGAGACGAAACATTCGAGAAGTTATGGACGAGACACAGCTTGACGAAGCTACTTTGTCAGCTCAAAGACAAGAAATGGAACGTCTTCGAAGGGTACAGGAACAACAGAGGATTATTCGTGAAGTTCAAAAACAAATAGCAATAAATAGACAAAACAATAAAACACAGACAAGAGCAATAAGCATATTACAAGGAAAGCAAAATCAAGCGGGAACTACCATTTCACAATCATCTTCATTTTCATCTACACCAGTTCGTTTACCAAATACAGTACTTCTCAAAGTAAATTCTGGATCTGGAACTGTATCTCAAACCACATCTGGTATGCAAGCGAGCCAAATGCAAAGAAGAACATTAGAAAGTTCTCGTTGGCAAAAAGGAAGAGGTGTTTACCAGGGGGCACAAACATCAATTTCTAGGGTTCCAAGTCGTCCCACTGGTCCCAATATGTTGCAACAAAGAATTCGTATGATGACACCTTCAGTGAGCATATCACCTGTGGTTCCTAAGAAAGAACCTATGGATAGATCCGAGTATTATTCAGATTCCGAATTATCAGATATAGAAGCTGAAGAAACATTACGTGAGAAACAGATGCATATAACTAAAAAATTATCTATTGGGCCAAAATCTCAAAAAGCAGCTAAAGGAAAAGACGTGGTTACGATATCTAGTTCTAGTGAGAGTTCGGATGATGACTGTATAGTCTTAAGTGATCCGAGCGGGGAAGAAGAAACAGACAACGAAGATGATCCATCCAATTCTGGGATGCATACCAATGATAGATATAACATTCCGGATGAGCATGGTAGGGTTTTAATTAACGTGGGTCATCCTGAAACTGAGCCCGATGTATTTTTAGCACCGCAAGTTGCACGTATCATTAAACCTCACCAAATTGGTGGTATTCGTTTTCTGTATGACAATATCGTTGAAAGCATTGAAAGGTACAAAACCAGTTCTGGCTTTGGTTGTATTTTAGCTCATAGTATGGGTTTAGGAAAAACTCTTCAAGTTGCTAGCTTTTGTGATATTTTTTTTCGATGTACCACAGCCAAAACAGTTCTTTGTATCATGCCTATTAATACATTGCAAAACTGGCTAGCAGAGTTTAATATGTGGTTACCATACGATGATCTTAACGCTCCAGAAAAGAGTCCTAAGGCGTTGAATGTCAAGTCCGAGCCTGGTGTAGAACTTAAGCAAGAAGTTAAGGATGAATGTGGAAATCAGAGTGATCTATCAAATATATCTAGGCCTATTAGTACAGAATCAGCACATCGTTTTGGACAAGAAAACCCATCGCAACCTCTGAACATTATGCCGGAGAATCCTTATACTCATCAAGGTTATGAAACCCATAATATGATGCCCAGCTACATGCAAGACAgtatgttaaataaaaatatgtcgGATCCACAAGTACACGTCAACGAGAATTATCAAGCAGACATTTCACAAAATACAATGTTCAATACAAACCCTAATCCAATGTCTAATTTTGAGTCTATGAAATCAGAAGTAAATTGTCATACCATGCAACAAAGACCAAGTTTGCCGGATACAAAGTTTGGAGTAGATAGTCAGAGCTCTGGTAATATATATCCTGGTTTGGAAAATCGGCCACAACCTCCTCCTATGTACTCCAACATGGAAAATCGAAATCCTGGTACTTTGTATTCTGGACCAGAAAACCATCACTCTGGACCAATGTACCCAAATTATGATAATTCTACCAACACTTTTCCTAATTATACAAGGCTGACTCAAGAATCGGATCAGGATTCAAGAAAGGAATGCTTCAAAAATGCTATTCCTCCATTAAATACAGAAGTTAATGTAAAGAAAGAACCAGAAGAAATAGTGAAAAAGGAAGAAGGCACTTGTACAACAAAAGAGGAAATAATGAATGAAGAGAAAAAAGAAGTGGAGAAAGTTAAAACACCGGATTCTGTAGACTCTCCTATTGGAATGAAATTAAGACCAAGACATTTTCGGCTGCATATTTTAAATGATTCTCATAAAACAATGACAGCAAGGGCCAAAGTAATTCAAGAGTGGCAAGTAGGAGGTGGTGTTTTATTAATTGGCTATGAGTTATACAGACAGTTATCTTTAAAAAAGCCGAATAAAGCAAAGAAAAAACGTGGGCAACCTTTTAAAGATACCGTTGACGTTGAAGAAGAAGATAAGAATAAAGGATTATTAAATGAGATGCATGCAGCTCTAGTTAATCCTGGACCTGATTTAGTTATATGCGACGAAGGTCATAGAATAAAAAATTCTCATGCGAGTATTAGTATGGCTTTGAAACAAATGCGCACGAAACGTAGGATTGTATTAACTGGTTATCCATTGCAAAACAATCTTTTGGAGTATTGGTGCATGGTGGACTTTGTAAGACCCAATTACTTAGGAACTAAGAGTGAGTTTTGCAACATGTTTGAAAGGCCCATACAGAATGGACAGTGTATTGACTCAACCCCGCAAGATATACGGCTGATGAGGTATCGTGCACACGTGTTGCATGCTTTATTAGAAGGTTTTGTACAACGAAGATCGCATTCTGTACTACAAGTTTCATTGCCAcgtaaagaggaatatattCTTCTTGTTCGGATGACAACACATCAACGAAAGTTATATGACACGTTCATGAATCAGGTGGTTAAAACTCGGGCTGTTCCAAATCCCTTGAAAGCTTTCGCTGTATGCTGCAAAATTTGGAACCATCCTgatattttatatcattttctaCGTAAGCGACAAACTAACGAAGAAGATGATCTAGATTTGGAAGAAACGATTGGTGAGAAACCTGCTGCTGGTGGAGGAAAACGTTCGAAAGCTCGTCAGCCAAAGGGGGAACCGAAAAAGGGAAAGAAAACAAGCACGACTATAAAAAATAAACCTGCAGCTAGTGTGCAACCTAATGCTTCGTCATCATCAAACACTGACAATGTGGAATCTGATAATACTCATGCTGCTTCAAAACAAAACAATTACTCCAATTATTCTATGCCGATGAATAATAATTCGGGATACCAAAATTCAGTACCACAAAATTCTTATCCCCATGGTTATCAAAATTATAGATCGAATGATCAAAATTCATATTACAAAAATGATAATAACCATGGAGAATACAATGAATTTTACAATAATCAAGGATCACAAAGATATGGAAATCAACCGTTTCAAACGTATTCGCAAACTCCGGGATACAATGCTTCTCAAAACTATCCAAATCAGTCGCAAAATTATGTTCCAAATAATGAGCAATCTGGAAACACTCATTCACAGAGATACCCAACTGCACCATCTAATTCGGAATTTCGTCCAGATCAGAATCAGGGAAATAATTATGAGGTACCTGGAATGTTTTCACGTCCGTCTTATCCTTATCAAGATCATGGACGTAATTATACATCAAACTTAAATCAAGGATCAAGTAATTATCCTCAGGTTCCAAATCAGCCTTCTTTTCAATCTCAAATGCCAAATCAATCTACGAATATGTCAATGCCTGATTATTCTTCATACACACCGAATCAGGGTCAAAATTATAATTCTACACCGGCTCAGTCAAATACAATGTACACACGCGGTGAAAACCAACCACTGCAAAATTCCACAATGGGATACGGCACGAATCAACAAAATCAAAATGCAACTTCTCAAACTCCAACAGCTGGATATCTTCCAAATCAACAAGGGCAGGGAACAACGCCCGGCCAAAATCGTGGCTTCTCGCCGAATCAACAAAATCAGAATCTCAATTTGCAAAATTCCTCTCATAACTATACTGGTCCACAGCCTCAAAATATACCACTATCTAATCAATCTCACAATTATCCTACTCAAGTAAGTACCAATTCTTCGCCACAGTCATCACTTCCTTTTAATCAGCAAACACCAAATCCAATGGCCCCAAATCAGCCTAATCCTTATATGACGAACTCATCGAATCAAGGTCCGATTCCACAGAACCAAATGCGTGGATATTCTGCAACAGCTCAGAATCAAATAAATGTACCACCAAATGCATCGTCGTATCCTACAGGACAACCACCTTCGAATGCTCCTACCCAAACACATGGGTACCCTCAAGACCAACAGGGCCCAGTTTCGAATCCACAAAATACCATGCATGGTTATTCACATCTTGTATCTTCGTCAGGATCACAAACCCAGTCTTCATATCCACCCAATACACAAAACCCAACAGGACCTCCTCCAGGTCCAAATCATGCATATGGGTCTACTCATCAAGGCTCAGCACCAATGCCACAAACTCCAACTCATAGATATGGGACTACTCAGCAGGGGCAAGTGCCACAGCCTCAGAATCAGCCCCTTTCATATCCTCAAAATCAACAAACACCGGCTCCTTCGTTAAATCAAAACGATCAACTTTACTCTAGGCCGGATAGCCAACAACAAAGTCAAAATTATGCACCAGCATCTAGTACAGCTCACGAGTTTCCATCCGATCGGCAAGGAGGAAATTCGTCGTCTAGTTCGACGAATAATTATTCGGTAAATCCACCTCAGTCACAAAATCCTGTTTTGTCAAATTATTCAGCAGATGGTGCGCATCAGAATCAAGTAGGCCAAATGAAGGGATCAGAAGATCCTTATTGGCAAAGAAATTATTCTCAACCATTTAGATCTGAACAGTGTAATGATCCGTATTACCGAGATGTAAATCCAAATGTGAACAGATATCAGAATAATTACTTTCCACCTCAAAATTATCAGAATCAATTTAACGAGTATGGTAATAATCATAACTCGGATGTGAATTCACGTACAGATAATTCAAAACCTCCACAGTCTGCGAACCATATTCAAAATTCAGGTACTTGTGACAAAAATAGCAAAGAAATGACGTCGAGTATTGGTGTACAGAGCCAGCCAATACATCAAAGTAGCGTGTCTACAAGTTCAAGCTATAGTTCGGAATCAAGTTGTCAAACTACTGTCTCTAGATCTGTGCAAAGTATTGGTTCATCTCATAGTCCACGACTGAATCAAACTGATTTGATAAAGGAAGATGATAGGGAAAAAGAAGATCTGTTGGACAAAGATAAAGAGGATAAATCGGATGATGAAATTCTTACAAAAGACGAAGAAAAAGATTGTAAGAGTTCTCCAGGAGGAAAAGAAGATCCCGGAATACCATATGATTGG GCAACAGAATTAATGAAGGGTTACGTACCGGGATTGATTGACGCGTCTGCAAAGATGACAATTTTCTTCTGTATTTTAGAAGAAGCAATTAAGCTCGGCGATCGTGTTCTAGCGTTCTCTCAGTCTCTATTTACATTGGATCTCATTGAAGATTTTTTAGCTAGAAATAGTTTAAAGTATCCAGATGGACAAACAGATGCATGGATCAAGAATGTAAACTATTATAGATTAGACGGAAGTACCAGCGCTCtagaaagggagaagcttatcaatgaatttaacaacAATCCAAAAATACATCTTTTTCTCGTTTCGACGCGTGCTGGTTCGCTAGGTATTAATCTCGTTGGTGCGAATCGTGCGATTGTTTTCGATGCTTCTTGGAATCCCTGTCACGACACGCAAGCTGTGTGCAGAGTTTACAGATACGGTCAACAGAAACCTTGCTTCGTTTACCGTTTAGTTACTGACAATTGtttagaaagaaaaatatatgacagacaaattagtaaacaggGGATGGCGGACCGAGTTGTTGATCAATGTAATCCGGACGCCCATCTATCACTGAAAGAAGCAACTACATTGTCTTGGGATTGGGAAGAGGATAGTCAAGTACAAGATTTTTCGCAGACTAAGGATAGTTATACCGATGAAGTGATGCATCGTGTATTGGAACGGCATTCTTCTTTGTTAACGAAGCAGCCGTTCCATCATGAAAGCCTTCTTGTAGACCGAAAGGACAAAAAGCTTAGTCAAGCTGAGAAACGATTAGCGCGTCGAGGATACGAACTCGAAAAAATGGCTGCCAATTGTTCAAGACCTAGTTATAATTATGTGCCCGGAAACACTGCAACACGCG CAGGAGGATTACAAATTAGAGCAATTCGAGGTGGTGATAGCAGTACAACATCCAAACCGGTCGCATCCGTCAGACCAATGCAACAACGTGGTGCCGAGGGCTTGAGTACCCGTGGTGTGACCGGAAGTCGATGGATACCGGCGGAAGTATGGCAGAGACAAGGGATGAGTGCACAAGAAATGACGTTACCATTGGATGTTGTTATACCTACTAATTCACCTGATAAAGGAAGCATTGTTTTGAAAGCTGGTCAACGAGTAATGGTTCTGAAGAGTCCCAAAGGAATTTACATGCAGTTAGAATCTGGAAAAATTATAGCGATTCGAACGGCTCTCAAGTTGAATCAACAGAAACGAGAAGAAGAACCTAAAAAGG GTATATCATCAATGGGACAGAGAAATTCTTCTAAGCCCGAGGTTGGATTTCCATTAAGAAATAATTCGGCCATATCTATAATACCGAAGTCGTCTTCAAGTAATCAACCGAGTGGTCGTTCGATTACTAAACCCGGAAGTGGTCCTAATTATAGGCCGTTTGCAGACAAAGAAGTTTCAAAACGACCGAAACCTGTCGCTACCGCGACTGCTAAGCCTTATTTGAGTCAAGTTAATTTGACGAATCAAGTATCTCTCTCGAGGTtaccgaaagtcaagcaagAACCTGTAGATCATTCGACGCTTGGAGAAAATTCAAACTCGTCGGATGGTCAAGTCAGAACGGAACAAAGAGTCGAAGAAGTTCGATTGGAAGATGTTGTTGCGGAAGTAAGTTCAAATACTGAATATAGTCCTTCCAATCATAATAGGGTGCCCAACACCGATATCGATACGTCTCTGCAGAAGTCATCCGAAGAAAATAGTCAAGTATACTCGTCGGATTCTGTGATGGCACAAGGTGTTCAGACACAGCACGATCAGGCGGAAACTGAATTGACATCGAAACTTAACAAACAGTGTTCTCCCTCGATTGAAAACCAGGTCTCGAAAGCAAATGATAGATTAACAAACTATGGTCATGCTTTTCCAAATCAGCAAGATAACAGGGATTCCTCGAACGATGAGATTATAATCGAAGATTCGCCACAGGTACCGCCCCAAATACAGGCACAAGTACATTCTCAAATACCTTCGCAAATGTCATCGCAGATAACGCAGCAAGTACCGCCTCAAATTACGTCTCAAGTATCTCAAGTAACGTCGCAGGTACAACCACAGATATCACCTCAAGTACCACCGCAAGTACCGCCGCAGGTACAGCTACAGATACCGCCTCAAGTACCTTCGCAAATATCGCCACAGGTACAGCCACAGATACCTCCGCAAGGACCGTCTCAAGTTCCACCGCAAGTTACGCCGCAAGTTACGCCACAGGTGCCGTCGCAGGTGCCGCCTCAAGTATCTTCACAGATACCGCCACAGATACCGCCACAGGTACCGCCACAGGTACCACCACAAGTACCTCCGCAGGTATCATCGCAAATGTCGTCGCAAGTTGGAACACAAGCAACTTCTACGCCGTTAACACCGCTATTAACACAACAACAATCTGCACCATCAACGATGCAAGCACCACCATCTTCACTGCGAGGTACAGAAGTTCCGAAAGGaatatcagattcgactattggTTCTTCTGCTACCTCTGTATGCACTGGAACGAATACAATGACTTCTCCAAAAATGCTGGAATCGAATATACGTGAGACGACACCTATGCAAGGAGAACCTAATGTTCCACAAGGATATCCTTATGCACAATATCCCCGGTACTACGATTATAGTGATCCGAGATCGCGATCATTATCTTCCCCTTACGGCACTTATTTCCCTGGCGTACCGCCTCACACGACAAATCCAagattgccaatggacactgcTAAAACGCAATCGGAGTTAGGAAAGCCAATGGAAGATAGAGCGATGATAAATGTACCTCCGACATATTCGCAAGTACCTAATATTACTGCCAAAACAATAGCAAATACGACGGAATCGAAAGGCGCAGAATCAGTGGTAACAACAACGgccactactactactactactactaccaccACTAATAGGGATGACACCCATATACCTACTGCGTTCAGTCACCCTACGAGTAGCCGGTATCCTGGACCTTATCCGCCAGGGCCGTATGACCCATATACACAGCATTATCCTCCAGCACCAGGTTCTTCAGCAGCTTATCCGCCAAGTG GTGCGCCTGGGTATCCGGCATACGGCGGCCCGACTTACAATACAGATTACGCTCGCATGTATTCAGCATTTCATGGTCCACCTCCACCAGCAGACCCTTATATACATAGAGGTTACGCTCCTCCTTCTTCACACCCGCCTAATTACTATCCTCCATTCCCACATCCACCGCCACCTTATCCCAATTACTCGTTTTTATCGCCATATCCAAACCCTAATATGTCTAGTGAGCCGCAACCACCTGCTCAGTAG